In the genome of Xylanivirga thermophila, the window GTATTTTTTTCCCATCCACCATTCTATGGCCATCGTTAAAATACTCTTTTAGCATCAGTTCATAAGTCATAGTCAAGGAATGTTTGGCAGAACTATAGTAGAACCTGTTTATTGCAATTCTGAATATGCGCTTTATTTCTTCGTCGACATTAATACCATCGCCGACAATATCTGCATGCTTTCTTGGTCGCCCAAGTTTTACGCCTTTGGTATTCCTTTCTTTACCTCTACCGCCACACCTGTCATAGTCAGGCAGTAGGGCATTTACTATCTTGCCTCTTATCCAATACCGTTTCAGATATTTATAAATTACTTTCTCTGAAAGTCCGTATTTTTGTGCAACTGTTTTTACATGTTTAGCCCTTTCCCTTGGATAATAAATTTCAGGTTCTAAAATAACTATACTTGATATAGCCTCCCACGCTCTGTCCCTTATGTCTTTAGCCTTCTCTGACAGTAATTCCTCATCAACAACTCTTGAAAACGGGTCTTTATCAAGCATTATTGCTTCCTCTGTATCCAAGGCTACTTTGTACTCGCTTATTGTCTTTGCATAAGGAAGTTTATTGGCATTTACATCAATGACATAAGTTAAGTCGCTCATTTCATCTAACCATAGAATCCGTTCAATTACACTCTCCCCTTGTGCCTCGTTTCCTATCCACTCAATTAAAGCATTAACCGTTAACACTTATTATTCCCTCCTCCATATCCTTAACAACTTGAATACTGTTTGCGGGAACATTTAAGTCTATTGGTGTTTCCATATCAATCTTAATCGCTTTTACGGCAACCAGATAACGGAACAAGAACAGGCCTGTCCCTGTATCCAGAGCATAATCATAATCAAAATCAGCAATTACACTCCGTATGGATTTTGTACTGTTAGCAAGCCTGAACTGAAGCGCTGAACCAAGTTCAACTATATCATCCTCATTAAACCTCATGTCAGGCAGCATATGTATTGATGAAAGCGCCCATTCTATGTTTTTGGCTTTATCACGGTTTATGTCTTTCTCCGTCACAATAGCCCAGTCCACACCTTTTATTTGCCAATACCTGCGCTCCATTTCCAACTTTTCAAGCGTTGTTTTTCTCTCAAGAATTTTTGATGATTTCACACTCCTTGCAGCATATGAGGTTTTCCCATTCTTCAACTTAACGGTAATTAGAAATGTTGTGGTAAGGACATATGGACAGCCAGTTTTTTTGTCAATAAACAGATTCTTGCTAATATCCTGCTTATCTTGGACAACTTCATCAAAATCCAGCAGCGGATAAAACTCCCGAATATCGATTATTTTGTTCCCTTCGTCAAATTCTAAAAGGTAAAAGTACCAGGTTTCAATATCCGCCATAAAATGATGAACCCTTCCCGTTTTGATTCCCTTGATACGGCTGCACCTCCCCCTTGAGGAGAAATCTGTAACAGTAAGCCAGGGTTTATATTCCTTTCCTTCTCCCTGCCCCCTACCCTCCTGTAACCATTTATTTAATTTATTTTCATCCCAATCTATTTTCCGTTTAGCCATGCAGATACCTCCTGAGTTTAGGAGTCATGGGTTAAGGTAAATAGTATTAAGGCAATTGATTTAAAATCATTTTTCAATCTAGAATCATTACTCATTAACCCTTATTCTCCTAATCTTAAAAAATAAAAAATGCCACTGACATCAGTTGGACACCTCTATGGGTGACTGTGTCAATGGCACTTGGTCCATTTCCCTTAAACCTATTCCTATTATATCATGGACCGACTTTATTTTAAACGTAAAATCTGACTTGAAATAATATGCAGTAGTCGGATAAAATTCTGTGTAACCAACATAAGGAGGTATTTTATGAGGCATAGTGTTTTTACAACTATAAAATTGGTAATTCTCGTCAGTATATTCTTGCTATCATTTACTATAATTGCAGAAAATATATTTATTCGCTTTATTGCAGGTTCTCTACAAGGCATATTCCTTATAATACTTCTTTCTTTTACCGTAAAGGTTCAATCATTCTTTAAAAAAGATAAGAAATATTAAAGTTATGAGAAAAAGGTTTTGGTAGGTTTTTAATCTACTAAAACCTTTTTGCCGTAAAATTTAGTCCAGTATATTTAAAAGATTAAATGTATCGTGCTGTCCTTTAACATTTCTAAAAAGATAGCATTATCTATGATTTTATCTTGCTCTTCAATTGA includes:
- a CDS encoding ribonuclease BN, giving the protein MRHSVFTTIKLVILVSIFLLSFTIIAENIFIRFIAGSLQGIFLIILLSFTVKVQSFFKKDKKY
- a CDS encoding TnsA endonuclease C-terminal domain-containing protein; this encodes MAKRKIDWDENKLNKWLQEGRGQGEGKEYKPWLTVTDFSSRGRCSRIKGIKTGRVHHFMADIETWYFYLLEFDEGNKIIDIREFYPLLDFDEVVQDKQDISKNLFIDKKTGCPYVLTTTFLITVKLKNGKTSYAARSVKSSKILERKTTLEKLEMERRYWQIKGVDWAIVTEKDINRDKAKNIEWALSSIHMLPDMRFNEDDIVELGSALQFRLANSTKSIRSVIADFDYDYALDTGTGLFLFRYLVAVKAIKIDMETPIDLNVPANSIQVVKDMEEGIISVNG